GAAAAAGCTCAAACGGATTGATCTTGATTCCGGCACCAGCCTGCTTACGGAAATATCAAAAAAGCAAAATATGATTTTCAAAGCATTCCAGATACGGTTACCATCGTTGACATAGTTATAATTTTCACGGGATTTTAGGTTGAAAGACAAGGTAGGTTTAACGCTTGAAGGCAAGCCACAGATTGTCTCCGTTATCGGCGAAGCCGGCTTAGGCAAGACCAGGCTGGTTGACGAATTAAGATCATATCTTTTCGGTTCCCATCGCGACCGGGCCCTCTGGCTTGAGGGCCGGGCATTATCCCATGGTCAAACCCTGTCGTACTGGCTGTTCCTGGAGATATTAAAGACAATCTATGGAATAAGAGAGCAAGACAAAGAACAAGACATAAGCCAAAAGGTAATTGACAGGACTAAGAAGATATTTCCCGAAAGATACAACCAGATTGCGCCTTATATTTTGACCCTGTTCTCCATCCCGGTAACGGGCGAGTTGGAGGAGAAAGTAAAATACCTTGACCCCCAAAACCTGCAGATCCAGATATTCGTCAGCGTGCGAGACCTTTTGGTTGAACTGGCCAAAAGAAAGCCATTAGTAATCTTCTTTGAGGATTTACACTGGGCCGACCCGACCTCAATAGAGCTGTTACAGTTCTTAATGAACACCTTTTACGGGCCAGTGATGCTGGTCTTTGCCTTCAGGCCCGAGAAGGAAAGCGGAGCCTGGAAGATAAAAGAATTGGCCGTAAAACAGCATAAAGAGAAATATGCCGAGGTCGCCTTGGAAAGGTTATCGGACACCGACAGCGCCCGGTTAGTTGACAACCTGCTTAAAATCTCCGGACTGACGGAACAGGGGAAAGGTTTGATATTATCCAAAGCCGAGGGCAATCCCTTTTATCTTGAGGAGATTCTTCGGTCTATGATAGATAACGGTGTTTTAGTTTTTGAGTCTAATATCCCCGGCCTTGCTTCGCAAAGCGGGGCAGGCTGGCATCTGACATCCGACATCTCTACCCTGGAGATACCCGATACCATTCAGGGCGTGATCGCTTCACGGATAGACCGATTGGAAGATGATGTGAAGAGGGTGTTGCAGATGGCCGCGGTGATCGGCAAGAGTTTCTTTAAGACGATTTTGGAATATGTGACTGAAGCCGAGAAGAGGTTGGATGAGCATTTGGGCAAACTTGAGGAGCGGGAGCTCGTATTAAAACTAACAACTGAATTAGAATACGCCTTCAAGCATCCGTTAACCCAGGAAGTGGCTTATAACAGTCTGCTGAAGAAGAAGCGGAAAGAGTTCCACTTGAAGGTGGCCCAGGCCATAGAGAGCATTTATAAAGATAAACTGGAGGAGTTCACCGAGCTTTTGGCCCATAATTATTCCAACAGCGATAATCTGGAGAAAGCGGTGGAATGGCTGACTAAGGCAGGAGAAAAAGCAAGAGAAAAATACGCCAATCAACAGGCATTTCAGTATTATTGCGAGGCATTGCAAACATTGGAAAAGATTCCGTGTGCTGAAAAAGACCTGCCACAAAAACTTAAAAAACAGCTGGAGGTTTTAGAAAAGAAAGATGATATTATTAGATTTGAACTCGGCGGATATGAAAAACATATTACGACAGCAAAGGAATTTGCATCTCTATCAGAACTTGCGAGTTCTATTGGAGATAAAGAAATGGAATATAAAGCTATAGTGCTGGCTGCCGAGAATTACTCGGGATTAATCGGATATAAAAACGAAGTAATAAATTATAGAAACAAATCGTATGAGCTTGCAAAGACTATCGGCAAAAAGGAGCTTATCGCAGACAGACTATCTCATCTTGGCGGCATTTATGCAGTAGAAGGGGATTTTAAAACTGCAAAAACTTACCTTGCCCAAGCCCTAAAATTAGTGGAGGAGTGCGAAGATAGTAACGAAAAGGCAGATACAATTAGGGGAACTGGAAGTATATACTTATGCATAATAGAGGATTATATGAGAGCAAAATCCCTATTCGAAAAGGCGATGATTATAGCTGTTAAACTTAAAGATGAGGAATTTGAGGCCGAATGCCTACGAAGAATAGGTGAGACTGAACTTGCGCTTGGTAATTTTGATGAGTCTCTGATAATAATACAGAGGGGCCTTATTTTAGCAGAGAGAATGCGACATTTAAGATTAATTGAGTCTTGCCACTATTCTTTAAGAAATTTCTATGAAGCTATTGGAAATGTCGATGAAGTGCTAAAACATGCAAAGATTTGTCTTGATTTACTTGACCAAATAGGAAGATTAAGCACCAAACCTATGGTGCTTCAATATACTGGACTGGTATATATCTGGAAGGGTGAATATCTAATCGCGATTGAACATCTAAAAGACGCTATAAAAGTTACAGAAGAAATTGGTGGAAAGGGTCCGAAAATGGAGGCAATGTATCTTATAGGAGATATTTACAGGGAAATTGGGTACTATGAAGCAGCAATAAAATGTCATCAGGACCTTCTCGGGTATGTAAAAAGTTCGCAATATGATGAAGGAGTATCATGGGCAACTGGAGCAATTGGCTTAGACTACCTCTGCTTGAACAGGATTGCAGATGCCTTTACACTATTAAATGATGTAATAAAAACATTCCCCAAAAATGAGTATCCGCAAGAGATGGCGACCTATTTATTCGGGTTGGGACAATATTATAAAACGATAAACAAACCTGAAGAGGCAATAAACTATTATTGTAAATCAATTTTATTGGTTGAAAAACAACAAGACAAAATTGCTAAAGGGATTTATAACGTTCAACTAGCAAAGGTTTATTTCGAAACAAGTAAAGTAGAAGTGGCACAAAAAATATTAAATGAATCTGTATTTTTTGCTTACATTTCACAGTGTCCCGAACTACACTATCAGGCCTGCCATCTCCAAGGAAAGATTTTTGAAAAACAAGGGAAAACGCAAGAGGCATTGGGACAATACCGAAAGGCAAAAGAGATAATTGAAACCGTCGGCAATAAAATCACAGATGAACACTTGCGGGAATGCTATTTAGCCGTAAAAGAAAGAAAGGAAGTTTACGAGGACTGCGAGCGGCTGGAAACAGGGGATAATTAGTTCTCCAATTGTTACATAGCGTGTTTCGCGCCTGCGCGCTGAAGCCCCGACATGGCGGGGCGCAAGCGCGGGAAAAGGGGTCTTTTTAAGCGGCAACTAATTGACGGCATAAACTTTCATTCCACAGCCACAGCCAAAAACACCGATGGATCAAAACATCCCTGAAATAGTAAAGACCAATTACGTCTTTCACAACTTTTTTACCGGGCCCCACAACCGCCTGGCGTTTTCCGCTGCCCTGAAGGTGTCGGAGGAGCCGGGGGAAATATACAACCCCCTGATCATATACGGCGGAGTGGGGCTGGGAAAGACCCATCTGCTGCATGCGGTGGGCAATGCCGTAGCCCTGGCGCACCCGGAATATAAAATTGAGATCCTGGCCGGAAGCCAACTGGTGGTGGGTGATCTGGCTCGGGCGGAGCAGGCCGATCTTTTACTGTTTGACGATCTCCATTTGGGGCTGCACCAGCGCGAGGTCCAGAAAAGATTACTGCCGCTTTTTGACCGGATGATAGGATCGGACCGGCAGATAGTCATCACCACCGATATGCATCCCCAGAAAATCGAGGCCTTGGATCCCAAACTTTTGTCCCGGCTTCTGGGCGGGGTATTTGTGCGCCTGAAGGAGTTGGAGCTCATGGAAAAGGGAATGATTCTTTATAAAAAAGCCGAAGTCCGCGGGCAAAAACTGTCCGAAGATGTTTTACAGTTGATGGCCTCCCGGGTTTCCTCCAACGTCCGGGAGATAGAAGGAGCTTTGAACCGGGTGTTACTGTATTCCTCGCTGATGGAGGGCCCGGTTACCAAGGAGACGGTGGATGAAGCATTGCCCCCGGCTGTTTTGCCCAGGGTGCAGCCGGATCCGTCTCAGACAGCGGCCCCTGAAGAACCATCGGTCAAACCGGAAGGCGAGTTCGGAGCCTTTGTTTCCGGGCTGGATGACCGGATGCTTAAAATGCTGGCCGAACAGCAAGATGCCGAAAAAATCCGTCGGGAGTATAAAGAAAAAATTTACATCTGGAGGATGAAGGGGTTTAATACGGCTTCGGTGGAGCTGGCTTTGGACCAGGATCTTTCGGCCTTGACCGCCGAATACGATAAATATACGGCCAATGTGCAAAAGCTGATAGACCTGCAGCAGCAGTTCGGGCAGATGGCCGGGCAGTCAACGTCCGAAGAGATGACCCGGATAGAGTCGGTATTGTTTGATCCGGAACAAACTGATAAACTCGAACAATTGGTCAAGAGCCTTTCCCAAAGACTAAGCGGCGGTAAAAGCAAAACATTACCGCAAGCAGAGACTATCCCGGCAGCTTCGCCCCCAGAACCAATTAAATTGGAATCTCCGGAACGGCCGGCCCTGCCCCCAGTTCCCGAAATCAGGCCGGCCCCGGAAATAATAGCAGAACGCCAGAATGTAAATTCCCCGGAAACCGGCACCCAATCCCAACCGGATGATCTTCTGGCGGAAAAGTCCGGGAACATTGAAGAAAACTGGCCCTGGGTGGAAGACCGACTAATGGAAGAATTTTAAACCCACTATTTAGTTCTAACCAAATGGCCATCAAAGGATCCTTTAAGGAAATAAGCCTGCCCGATGTGCTTCAGTTGTTATCGGTGGGGCACAAAACCGGTTGTCTGAAGGTTACCGACGGCAAGAGTTTCGGCAGTATATTTTTCAAAGACGGAAAGATCTGCTACAGCAGCCTGCTGAACCGGCCCGACCGGCTGGG
The candidate division TA06 bacterium genome window above contains:
- a CDS encoding AAA family ATPase, yielding MKDKVGLTLEGKPQIVSVIGEAGLGKTRLVDELRSYLFGSHRDRALWLEGRALSHGQTLSYWLFLEILKTIYGIREQDKEQDISQKVIDRTKKIFPERYNQIAPYILTLFSIPVTGELEEKVKYLDPQNLQIQIFVSVRDLLVELAKRKPLVIFFEDLHWADPTSIELLQFLMNTFYGPVMLVFAFRPEKESGAWKIKELAVKQHKEKYAEVALERLSDTDSARLVDNLLKISGLTEQGKGLILSKAEGNPFYLEEILRSMIDNGVLVFESNIPGLASQSGAGWHLTSDISTLEIPDTIQGVIASRIDRLEDDVKRVLQMAAVIGKSFFKTILEYVTEAEKRLDEHLGKLEERELVLKLTTELEYAFKHPLTQEVAYNSLLKKKRKEFHLKVAQAIESIYKDKLEEFTELLAHNYSNSDNLEKAVEWLTKAGEKAREKYANQQAFQYYCEALQTLEKIPCAEKDLPQKLKKQLEVLEKKDDIIRFELGGYEKHITTAKEFASLSELASSIGDKEMEYKAIVLAAENYSGLIGYKNEVINYRNKSYELAKTIGKKELIADRLSHLGGIYAVEGDFKTAKTYLAQALKLVEECEDSNEKADTIRGTGSIYLCIIEDYMRAKSLFEKAMIIAVKLKDEEFEAECLRRIGETELALGNFDESLIIIQRGLILAERMRHLRLIESCHYSLRNFYEAIGNVDEVLKHAKICLDLLDQIGRLSTKPMVLQYTGLVYIWKGEYLIAIEHLKDAIKVTEEIGGKGPKMEAMYLIGDIYREIGYYEAAIKCHQDLLGYVKSSQYDEGVSWATGAIGLDYLCLNRIADAFTLLNDVIKTFPKNEYPQEMATYLFGLGQYYKTINKPEEAINYYCKSILLVEKQQDKIAKGIYNVQLAKVYFETSKVEVAQKILNESVFFAYISQCPELHYQACHLQGKIFEKQGKTQEALGQYRKAKEIIETVGNKITDEHLRECYLAVKERKEVYEDCERLETGDN